The DNA segment catctcGAATAATGAGCTCGATTTGCTGATGGTTTTCAAACACATTTACTCCCCCTGAACTAGCACCCCTTTTAGGTCTCCtagcttgtttttgtttaccagattgtgtattatgtacagtTTCTGATTTTAAAggttgtgacaaactaggtttccttttaactgttttgacttcagatttcaaagccttttcaacagtTTTAATGTTATgacgtcgttgttttgtttcttgttccttaacagttcgtttatcatgttttggaggAACAGGACGACGTTGTGGGTGAGACTGTTCAGATGGGGCTCGCTCAACGAAATTTGGTTTGGGCAAGTTGGTGCAATCCTTAATGATGTGCCCAAccttcccacatttgaaacaagttctcctttcaacaaacttaggagagcTTGATCGACTGacagatgttgaacctgtagaacctgaggtacttgctcgttcatcacacccatttgtatgttgggtgtaattgttatcactgttacgtttcaaaattttgacttgttgcacaaaatcattgtttgatttgttttcaaaagtctcaattttatcagtaccttttgatgctacaaatttaacatcttttcctttcttcatgtaacgagctccttttgattcaactttagcctttggctttggagctcgttgaggttgtttacccttagaagcagtaggttgtcgagtggttggagatttttgattaccaaactgtttcctaatctcagccttaggaattggatcacattgtgttaccacaattcccggaagtgtttttcccaaaaatttgtttgtattgtcttcaaagactttgtcaatcaaagatttatttacatttttaattggaaaaacatgatctgagtagattttattatctccaaccaaagtgtacaacacattactgcttttaacagtagacacacctgttttatcaactttgacaggatcaatcacttgctccttaacagatggaacatcaggagtatcaggatcacaaaggatgtgattctctggTGGAAtgactactcctttcatcttgctaagtgatttatcctgatcacctACATCCAATTCCGGTTCATCATCCGATGACTCACAGTCCTCgatgattggaggactttgtttcacgGATGTTGAAGCTTCCTGTTGCTTTGTGGATGTATTTTCAGAAttctccggtttgaaccctaggccagtagaaaattcctcaaagttcaaaggcacactgggttcataccgaggcatttcttcttcatcaggcatcttggtatagttgctCATCAAAGGAGGTGGACATGCCTTATACCCAACTCCTTTCACGttccctttcagttgttgaacgtcaattatgtgatcaagcacaaattgggagttagaataactatccaatttctgtttgatcgcatcatgcttgcattgggcaatggctaattgcttcttagtttcttccacaaggttaatgtattcgtttatacttacttgtttgtggtaaactactttgttaacctcggacacatttttctttaatgtttctattacagatttaaattctttttcattccgggttaaagccatgtttgcctcttggcattttgacagttcaataaccaaattctgattatgactatgaagcttttctgattcaagcttcatatctgcacatgatttacaaatactaggagcaggaggttcagaagttacctgactagtagaggctgaaccatttgccataaaggcagtttgaaaagaaaaagctccatcttcagaaaacagtttttccatttccgttgatgtagcagcagccttcctaatcagaattgatttctgacatttaagctcatcagcttcattcagaagatcctgaatatcttcaccttcttcctcctcatcaggctctgagtgattatccccagaaacagagccttcttcatctgaacttccagaataaccagaactgtcatcacttccagaagattcttctttatgaacctgctcgatgacttTAGCGTACAAAGCAGTTCCATttccctgatcaccttcaccaaactgcactgaccagtcacagccttcatcagcttgaacagccaaagcccgattgtgatttgcagttccaggctgtccctgattgttgttcactgccaccatcctccgttcacggttttcttgttgggcattcacattcgtctggtttctgaaaggattgtgattgccgtgttttgttggtcgagtgcactcacgtgtaaagtgccctttctcgccacagttaaagcacgtgacggcattaatatcaaacccatacttcgtgtttttctttccttccaacgaagttcttccagttcgtgccatgaaatcttttgcccttctaaccgcactagcaaaagcccatttaatatccatcaactccatttcttccttgtcgatctgatcataatcttcattggtcatgttgatgtttccaagctgaccagctaccaaaccacagtatgcactgaccatggtgttgataatctccatatgttctttagcaacttcaatgctaaggtgtgagagatttgagttgtcgactcggattgtgtgatgactttgggattgaggttgaggattgcttgtatagtgagcttgctgttgttgttgttgaggttgtggttgtggctgtgttggaacaggaatgtaagacctcggatcgaattgaggttgtggtggagcagctgttgattgaggaaatggaaatgaacttgaacttgtattggacacaaatgcagtctgcagcttaggttgctgttgctgagctgcagcggatcttgccaaagcatcgaatcctggaagatacatttctgtattctgaggagctggagcacgccttgctttcctaatttcttcatcatttttatgttccagcttctgaatgaactcgtagatgttgatttcatctagagctttagtatgcttcaacaactcaataaacgaactccattttgggggtagggcgtcagcaaacctattcaccatgtcttgttgagtagctgccaccccataagcacacatttcactaatcaaatgatagaaacgtgtggtcatatcattcagagtctcgttttccaaaaactgaaaggattcaaactctttcttcaacaaatcatgccgagattttcgagcagctgcattgccttctcctctagcaactaaggcatcccacaatgctttcgtggtcttgcaatatgaaaactgatggtagatgtctttgttgagtgcttgagtaagtgtggcataggcctttttctccaattcataagccttcttgtcattttcaagcatgttggcgtaaccttctgaagtggatgctctactttcaaggctttcattgaatgcattgacaaaacacatccaaaggtcggtgctttgtccttgaacatatgtgtgaaagcggcctttccatgacggaaagtcgttcatgtggttcagctttggtggacgattgttactgcctgtttcactctcactaatcagaagattctgaagactttgactttgattggataccaaagcccattgacatgaacttattgactgttgttgtttaggtatggcactcgtcatatattcagccatcgacatctgtttcagatctggttgtggatccgtactccaatcccaaggacttgtacaactcattttgatcaaaaattaacaaataacctacacaccacaaactgttaacaacaaacagacaacaatctgaaagatacaatctgatcgaaagatcaagacttgttcgaaggatcaacagtgatcgaaagattactgttgagtttcgagcaaagtcttcgaaagattcttaatgaaagatccttatctttcgactgattatcacgaaagattcacagttcgaaagatctatatctttcgaatactgatctcgaaagattcacaatgaaagatccttatctttcgagatgaatccttatctttcggacaaccaactttcaaaaagattccaactacgaaggatacttctcagacttcgaaagactactcgaaggatgctaatctttcgagctgtctccaatcgaaagatgatctttcgaaatcgaaagatatccttcgaaagcttactgacacactgacacgaaAGGACAGGTTGGTGAGAAAGGTGATAGGTTGGTGAGGTACTTTCGGCTGAAAGGATGGTCTGCCAACTACTTTTCACCAAAcaatttgactttcaaaaattttacCAAAATAGGCAACCTTATCCTCAAGTTCAGTCACCGGAGACAAACCGGAAGTATGGCCGGAAAGTTCAAAGTTTCACAAAAatgatttttatgttacccaaaccgaccccgaacactcccgataggtttagtagccgtttttcagtttcaaaatgcaaggaaactaccaaaaacgagtgctaaaccaagtgtccaaacacaccaaagaactcgaacaaaccggttttaaacaaggtaaagagcgaggctctgataccacttgtaggtcccttttctcggaggatcgagaacaacctaaaccttgttatactaacccactagcgagtgcggaatccaagctagtaggcaaaccgggatgaagcaagaacaaacacaagaacacacaaagatCACCGATTAataccactgtattaatacgtatgaaggtttacggttacaagcacaatgtttacaatctgtttgcaaactctctaaagtgtgtgtgtgtgtgtgtttttcagcagagtttctctaactctctatgtgtgcatctatctaacactaacacactgcatgagtatatatacccatacacagcaggtcctttccgaaggatccgatagatggtccgaaggatcatctatcgatgacaacaaGCTCGAATGATCAAcatgtacctcgaaggatcatccttcgaggactaatggtcgaaccatatctttcgagcaccccgaaggatcaacagtatccttcgaggctatccttcgagacagacacttatctttctaactgtttgaccaagtcaattcggaggatggttgacttagtcaacttacagacttaggacatcgtttacatacagaccgaatacagacaaagtacagacacaagtgcaccaacacaaatCTGTCAAGTGGAATGAGTTCTTACCTCGATTCGAACCAAAATCGGACCTGCATCTGTTTCAATTGTTCAAAATCGAACTCCATTGAAGAAAAAATTGCTTAGATGAAGCGAATTTAGGGATAGGGTTTGTATTTTTGttgttgcatctgatgaaagaTGAAGAGGGAAGggtgttaaatgttaaaaaaaccAAACTTAATAAAACCTAATTCCTACCTACGTTCATCATAATGCCTTTCGCTAATTTACATATCGTTCCCAAACttataaatttttatataaaacgAATAAAATTAATtctatattattatatatatcaatttACATCATGGTTTTGCGCCAGTCACTTTTTTAAAATTGATGTTTTAGCCACTtcagtttcttttctttaatttctATCCTTCTGTATCTATTTTGCaacattattatatatatcaatttACATATTCTTTACTTTCTATCTTTGCAACATTGCATAACATATACAACTAGAAGGAGCATCCACCGCGTTGCGGTCGGGGTTCAACTTCATATCAGACGTTTGAGTAACCCAGTTTTAGAAAGTAAAATACATCAACCAAGGTAGGGTCTAAGAAGAGTAAGATGTCGATAGTCTTATCTCTACACCGTAAAAATAAAGAgtctgcttccagtgagaccccgcTCGATAGTATTTTTGCATTAagtcttggacataaggcacaaaACACTCAGCAATTCGGACAAAaccaattagtgcatgtaccccctatctttcggctatcaacgtcaccacatgatgcatgattaaccatctctcgctttttaacattatttttacgaaattagtaaaataacggaAATTAACAAACCCATGGTTGTTTCTTCAAAACAACCATACATATTTCAATACAAATGGTACAAACAATAATGCAAACACATATTACTacttattattataaataatgcTTTGTACAACCATTGAATGCACAAAACACCAACATAGCATGGTGTACAACCTTTAATGCAACAAAATGTTGGAAATTagaatattatataattatatattggTTAGAAACAACATAACATTTACCACATATACATTTATAAGTTGAGGGAACATTTCATAACATATACAATTATGCATTCGTACTTTTCTGTTGAACCAAcctatttttaatttaattttactttcagtttaaaattacgctttcgtcattcgtttaaaattacgtttttgcccacagctcaaaataaaactataattttgcccctagctcaaaattacgcttttgccctcgggtcaaaaactcatttttaattttcttcccagtttaaaattacgattttgccctccgtttaaaattacgtttttgcccccagttcaaaatcaAATGTTGTTTTTTCTTCTAGCTCAAAATTACAattctgccctcagctcaaaattacgtttttacccaCAGTTCAAGTATTTCAAGTtaagggaatagtgccaggcaagCTGCCTGGTacttccctattggaccaacccatttttttattttattcctagtttaaaattacgctttcgtacttcgtttaaaattacgtttttgcccccagctcaaaataaaattataattttgcccctagctcaaaattacgcttttgccctcggttcaaaaactcatttttaattttgttcccaatttaaaattacggtttcgccctccatttaaaattacgtttttgcccccaattcaaaataaaatgttgtttttcctctagctcaaaattacgattctgcctTCAGCTCAAAATTGagtttttgcccacagttcaaaataaaattatgttttcccctagctcaaaattatgattttactctcaatttaaaattataatttcgCCTCCAGTCAAAAtataattacgattttaccctctgtacagacatacatgctatgagagagaaatattcagcttattgccccgcaacgcgggcggggcaaaaactagtttatataaatttgtaaagttatacataaaaagtccaatccgattaatccctaggcggtacctcaccGTCCGACTAGCGCATAGCGTCTAATGATTCTTACAATACTAGGCTCGGGAATCGAACTGGCAACCTCACACATGGCCTAGTTCAAATCTTTCATTGCCTATATCCACCTCAAAATGACACAAGTGAGAAAGTGAATTAGGTGGAGTCCTACCACTAGGCCACGAGTGGAGAGACATAGTCTGACATTGTCTTAATCCCATTATTCTTGGTTGATTCataaaataaactatttttataaatatatgcCTAACATATCGAATCATCGACGTCTGACCCGACCTGACCCGAATCGAATCACCGATGTCCGACCCGAACATATCACCTCGAAACAACGCGATAGAAATTTTTTTTTAGGTCTGGTACCTTCCGACccccggtggaaattttcaagcttcgccactggctTTATGGTTATATAACTTTACGTATTTTGACATATAGcccctctatctttcactagtttttatttattcctaaagagtaaactgccattttggtccctgtggtttggtcacttttgccactttagtccaaaactcaaacgttttgcatctgggtccctgtggtttcagttttagtgccattttggtccaaaaatgaaatcaggtcatatttgtcttataaaatcctgctattttgtcattttccacagcggcaaaatgatcatttcatttttataaataaataccatattttataagacaaatatgacctgatttcccCTTGAGGAAAGTGACAAAATTGcaagattttataagacaaatatgacctgatttcatttttggaccaaaatggcaataaaactgaaaccacagggacccagatgcaaaaattttaagttttggactaaagtggcaaaagtgaccaaaccacagggaccaaaatagcAGTTTACTCATTCCTAAAACTTGTAAAACTTACATAAAAAAGTGTAAAATTAATGAGTACATGTTAACATTTAACCCCCATTATTTTCACTAGTTTACATTTGGTCATTAAGTTTATAAATCTTtacataaaaaatatttttttttaatttgttttgcaGTACATTCACCGTACCCGTATCTTGATTTTTGAGTTTTGCCGTTCCCCGTATCCGTATCGTCCCCGTACCCGTTTCCgtgttaattttttttgaacggctgaAAAGGAACCGCGTGAATGTCGGGCCGGGTTCCGTGCTACATAGGATCTCATTTATGTCCACTTATATTGATTTTGAAATTACCGGTCACCTTCCAGGGTTTACTTGGACTAATTCAGCGTCAATAAGTTTATTTGTTCATTCAAAGATCTCATTTATATCCACATATATTGATTTTGAAATTACTGGGCACCTTCAAGAGTTTACTTGACTAATTCAGCGTCAATAAATGTGGGATTTGACTTATGTGTTTACGTGACTTTGCCTTTACATGGAATATAAATACTTGGAATACAAATGCTGGAATATAAATGTAATTTATCTTGTAAATTACAATCAATAGACAATTTTTACTCAACCAATATGACTCCTAGACTTTCGTTTTCtagtttctcttgttgtcacATGTGCCTTCTTGTTGTTCTAGCCTTGTTTTGTTCATGCTCATCCAAACAAAACTCTGAACATGTATTATGCATTGACGCCGAGAGACAAGCACTTCTCCGGTTCAAGCATGGCTTGACTGATGAAACTCATCGACTTGCATCCTGGGTTGCCGAGAACAAAGATTGTTGCAACTGGTATGGGATTACTTGTGATAATTCTACAGGTCATGTTCATCGGGTTCATCTTCCTGGACATGGTGGTCATTGTCCTGCTTATTCAGTTAGTTACTTCACTGAAAAAGAATACACAGACGCATCAAAACAGAGATTGAAAGGGGATATAAGTAGATCCTTGTTGGACCTAAAGCAACTCAAGCATTTGGACTTGAGTTGCAATGATTTTAGAGGGATCCAGGTTCCTAAATTCATTGGTTCTCTTCCAAACCTTAAATATCTTAACCTTTCGAATTCCAAATTTGGTGGAACTATCCCTCCACAACTAGGGAATCTTTCAAACTTGAACGTCCTTTGTCTTGGAAGTTTTCACGAATTCAACGAGGAATCAACAAGCGTGATGAATATGCAGTGGTTGTCTGGTCTCGGTATGTTGCATCACCTGGATATGAGTGGTGTGGACCTTAGCGAGGCAGTTGATTGGCTTCAGGTGATCAATACCCTTCCTTCTTTGGTTGAACTACATTTATCTAGTTGTGCACTCTCAGATATTCATCCATATGTTCATCGTCTTAATCTAACGTCCCTTTCCTTACTTGATCTTTCTGGTAACTATTTTTATATATCCGTGCCGCCACAGTGGATATCTAGTATGACCAGTCTGGTTTCTTTAGATTTAAGTATGAGCTTTCTTGGCCCTCTTCCTAGCTTCCGCAATTTGACATCTCTTGAATTTCTTTATCTGAATGGTAACAATTTGATGAACTCCTCATTAGTATTAGAAGAATTGTCCAATAGTAACCTCATCTCATTAGGTATTAGTTCTTGTGGTATTTCAAGTTCACTTATCGATTCACTTCACAACTTAACCTCTCTTCTTAGCCTTGACCTTTCATACAATCAACTCACCAGGATAATACCTAAATCATTAGGTAACCTTTGTAATATAAGAGAGATTGATTTGTCACGTAATAGTTTTGGTAATATTACTCTAACATATCTTCTTAAAAGTTTTCTTGAATGCAAATCACCTACCTTAGAGTCATTGTCCTTGCGTGGGAACTATATAGATAGTATAATTCCTCTTACTATAGGACAATTATCTCTTCTAAGGATGTTAGATATTAGTCTAAACCAAGTTTCTGGTCCCATACCATACTCAATGGAGCGGTTATCTTCATTGGAGGTGTTGGATCTTTCAGATAACCGCATAAACGGCAGCCTTCCCAATTGGATTGGACGACTATCGTCATTGAAGGAGTTAATTCTTTCAAATAACCAACTAGATGGCAGCCTTCCTGATAGCCTTGGTCAACTTTCAAAGTTGAATTCTTTAGGTTTTTCTAACAATTCGTTGACGGGTGTTGTGACAAAATCTCACTTTGCAAAACTAGTGAGCTTGAATTATCTAGATGGAGCAGGAAACAACTTAACTTTCAGACCGCAAGTTGAAAGCTGGATTCCCGCTTTCCAGTTGCGGGAACTTTATTTGAACTCTTGGGTTTTAGGGCCTGACTTTCCATTGTGGTTGCAATCACAAAAGAAATTAACGGAACTGGACGTAAGTAACACACACATTTCATCACCCATGCCGGAGTCATTTGTTGATTCATTTCCCAATCTTGCTTACTTAGATATGTCAGAAAATCGCATCCAAGGAAATATAACGTTGTTGGTTATCCCTGCAACACTTGAGGAAGTCAACTTAAGCTTCAATGAATTGCTAGGATCCCTACAACATTTATTGTGTTCCAATGGTGTCACAAAAATAAAGTTTCTTAACTTGGGAAATAATAATTTGTCTGGCGTCATTCCAGACTGCTGGGAAAAGTGGCTGAGTTTAGGAGTCTTAAACTTGGAGAATAACAATTTGTCTGGTGAGATTCCAAGAACATTGGGTTCTATACCTTCCTTAGAATTCTTAAGCATGCGCGGGAATAAGATCTCAGGACGTTTACCGTCTTCTCTTATGAAATTGATGAAATTAAAGGTCCTTCAACTTGGCAGAAATGAACTTACTGGGAGAATTCCAACATGGATTGGGACAAAACTCACTCTTTTGAGATTACTCAACTTTAGAGCTAACAATTTGGACGGAAGTATTCCTCATGAGATATGTTATCTTAAAGATGTTCAAATCTTGGATCTTGCTCATAATAATCTTGATGGAAATATTCCAAGTTGTTTTAACAACTTTAGCATCCTTTCCGGCATAGAAGCTACCCCAAGGGATCTTTTTGCTTTCAACTTTGGCCGTGGACCAGCTTATACTATTATTGGTGATTCATTGGTGACAAAGGGACGAGAAGACACATATAACACCATTCTTGGACTAGTGATGTTGCTGGACCTTTCGAGTAACAATCTCGTTGGGCATATTCCAAGTGAACTAACATCTCTGACAGAGTTAAGATCATTGAATTTATCAAGAAATCATTTGACCGGAAGGATCCCAGAGAAGATTGGTGGCATGAAGTCACTTGAATCATTTGATTTATCATTGAACAATCTTTATGGGGAACTTCCCATTAGCTTGTCAATGCTGAATTTCTTGAGTAGCTTCAACGTGTCCTACAACAATTTCAGTGGAAGAATTCCAACGAGTACTCAGCTCCAAAGCATGAAAGAGTCCAGCTTCTTAGGTAACAAACTTTGTGGAGCTCCACTAACTCAAAATAAAGGTTGTGTACCTCGTACTTCAACAACTGATACAAgccgagaagaaaaagaagacGGCGGAGGAGATTGGGGGTTAATTATTAGCATAGTGGTTGGTTTTGTTACTGGATTTTGGATAATTTTGGGTCCATTGATAGTGAAGAGATCATGGAGGATAGCATATTTTAATTTCTTAAGTAGATGGAGCTATATGGTTTATAATGTTACGCGTAAGTATTGTTGTCACATGTTTTCTAAGTGATGAAAAAGAGTGGAGATGATGTAATAGGTTTCATGTTATAAGTCATAATAACGTTGTATACTTGTATTTAATAAAGTTTTAAGCTTGTATTCTGGAGAATATACAATGTTGTCTTGGTTGCTTTAGTAAAACCATATAACCAGTgaaggttttatttatttattctttttcTAAATAACTAAAACACAAAGCCCTTTGAAAACATCTACT comes from the Helianthus annuus cultivar XRQ/B chromosome 4, HanXRQr2.0-SUNRISE, whole genome shotgun sequence genome and includes:
- the LOC110932937 gene encoding receptor-like protein EIX2 gives rise to the protein MTPRLSFSSFSCCHMCLLVVLALFCSCSSKQNSEHVLCIDAERQALLRFKHGLTDETHRLASWVAENKDCCNWYGITCDNSTGHVHRVHLPGHGGHCPAYSVSYFTEKEYTDASKQRLKGDISRSLLDLKQLKHLDLSCNDFRGIQVPKFIGSLPNLKYLNLSNSKFGGTIPPQLGNLSNLNVLCLGSFHEFNEESTSVMNMQWLSGLGMLHHLDMSGVDLSEAVDWLQVINTLPSLVELHLSSCALSDIHPYVHRLNLTSLSLLDLSGNYFYISVPPQWISSMTSLVSLDLSMSFLGPLPSFRNLTSLEFLYLNGNNLMNSSLVLEELSNSNLISLGISSCGISSSLIDSLHNLTSLLSLDLSYNQLTRIIPKSLGNLCNIREIDLSRNSFGNITLTYLLKSFLECKSPTLESLSLRGNYIDSIIPLTIGQLSLLRMLDISLNQVSGPIPYSMERLSSLEVLDLSDNRINGSLPNWIGRLSSLKELILSNNQLDGSLPDSLGQLSKLNSLGFSNNSLTGVVTKSHFAKLVSLNYLDGAGNNLTFRPQVESWIPAFQLRELYLNSWVLGPDFPLWLQSQKKLTELDVSNTHISSPMPESFVDSFPNLAYLDMSENRIQGNITLLVIPATLEEVNLSFNELLGSLQHLLCSNGVTKIKFLNLGNNNLSGVIPDCWEKWLSLGVLNLENNNLSGEIPRTLGSIPSLEFLSMRGNKISGRLPSSLMKLMKLKVLQLGRNELTGRIPTWIGTKLTLLRLLNFRANNLDGSIPHEICYLKDVQILDLAHNNLDGNIPSCFNNFSILSGIEATPRDLFAFNFGRGPAYTIIGDSLVTKGREDTYNTILGLVMLLDLSSNNLVGHIPSELTSLTELRSLNLSRNHLTGRIPEKIGGMKSLESFDLSLNNLYGELPISLSMLNFLSSFNVSYNNFSGRIPTSTQLQSMKESSFLGNKLCGAPLTQNKGCVPRTSTTDTSREEKEDGGGDWGLIISIVVGFVTGFWIILGPLIVKRSWRIAYFNFLSRWSYMFCIWQFNFHEFNVNDDLFANDSVELLKQSGIDFKKNNENGIDARRFGELLISSGIVLNDSVYWVTFHSGYDFGYLLKVLTCQNLPDTQSGFFSLINMYFPTIFDIKHLMKFRNSLHGGLNKLAELLEVERIGVCHQAGSDSLLTACTFRKLKDNFFSGSLEKYAGVLYGLCVDN